The following nucleotide sequence is from Firmicutes bacterium ASF500.
CTCCTGCACCGCGTCCTCCGCGTCGCTGACGGAGGACAGGCGGGTACAGGCCAGACGCAGCAGCATATCGCTGTACTCCCGCACAAGGCGGCATACGGTCTCTTCGGTACCGGTCGGGACCATGCTCCTCAACTCCCTTCACCCTTAACACGGAACAGAGGGGGCAAATTTTTCATTTCCTTGAAAAAATATAAACCGGCCTGCCGCGGGCACGCTTCTCCCGCGACAGGCCGGTAATTTGTTAATCTCTGTCCGCGTCGTACACGGAACGGGGGCTTCCGCCGGAGGCTCCCGGCTGAGGGGCGGCCCCTCTTCCGGCGGGGGCTCCCCCGGCGGTGGCCGCAGCGGCGGCGCGGAACCGGGACCGTGACTGCTTGATCTCGTTATAGGCCTCGGATACAGCCTCCTCGGTCCGGCGAAGGGCGTCCTCGCAGTACTCGTTGGCGGAGCGCTTCAGCTCCCGGCTGCGCTCCTCCGCCTGACGCATCATGTCGTTGGCCCGCTGGCGGGCCTGGAGGGCGATGGTGTCGGCGGCCAGCATCTGCTTGGCCCGCTCGTCCGCCGCCCGGACGATGGAATCCGCCTTCCGCTTGGCCTCCGCCTCCATCTCCGCCCGGCGGGCCATCATTTTCCGGGCCTCGGTCAGCTCCATGGGGAACTGGCTCCTGATGTCGTCGATCAGGTCCAGAGCCCGGTCCCGCTCAACGATGCACTTATCGCTGGACAGGGGGGCGTTCTTCGCCTCGTCGATCATCTCAAACAGCATATCCAAAAGTTCTTCCACACCGCTTGCCATAGGTCAATCTTCCTTTCTTTCCATTTCCCTCATGCGCCGGTTCACATCATCTACAATCTCCCGAGGGACGAAGTCCCCCAGGTTGGCACCATAGCGGGCCATCTCCTTGACAATGGTGGAACTGAGATAGGTATATTTTTCGCTGGAGGCCAGGAACATGGTCTCCAGTCTGGGATTCAGGTGGCGGTTGATGACCGCCATCTGGACCTCCTGCTCAAAGTCGGACACCGCCCGCAGGCCCTTGACCACCACGCGGGCCCGGCGGCGCTTGGCATAGGCCGCCAGCAGCTCGTCGGAGAAGTCCACCTCCACGTTGGGGAACCGGGCGGTGGACCTGCGCAGAAGCTCCACCCGCTCCTCCGGGGTAAACATCCCCATCTTTTTGGAGTTTACCAT
It contains:
- the coaD gene encoding Phosphopantetheine adenylyltransferase, producing the protein MSVAIYPGSFDPVTLGHLNIIKRAAACFDRLIVCVMVNSKKMGMFTPEERVELLRRSTARFPNVEVDFSDELLAAYAKRRRARVVVKGLRAVSDFEQEVQMAVINRHLNPRLETMFLASSEKYTYLSSTIVKEMARYGANLGDFVPREIVDDVNRRMREMERKED